The proteins below are encoded in one region of Bacillus vallismortis:
- a CDS encoding IS3 family transposase (programmed frameshift) — MGTRVSYPLEVKQKAVEMRLAGVPMKEIMQELNIKNNTQIKTWVRWYKAGDTHRFEQPVGKQYTYGKGPEYSSELEKLQAENRYLRQQNEVFKKVQRIGKEVDSKTSVELVEILHSTMTVQDICIHLGISRASYYRWKKNLMKDHPKRHLEKQIGTLCREHKYRYGYRKITAILKKGMCINHKTVQRIMQKNQWQCRVKVKKRKKNGQPYAVVDNILDRNFQSDHPLEKLVTDITYLPYGQKQLYLSSILDVYNGEVIAFTIGDKQDTDFVLHTLDQLPTLPENCVLHSDQGSVYTSYEYQKAVKTKGITMSMSRKGTPADNASIESFHSSLKSETFYLNSIDRTTTAIVERTVKEYIYYYNNIRIQTKLNNQSPINYRQLAV, encoded by the exons ATGGGGACAAGAGTGAGTTATCCGCTTGAAGTGAAACAGAAGGCTGTAGAAATGAGATTGGCAGGCGTACCTATGAAAGAGATCATGCAGGAGTTGAATATCAAAAATAATACGCAGATTAAGACATGGGTCAGATGGTATAAGGCTGGTGATACACACCGATTTGAACAACCTGTTGGTAAGCAATACACTTATGGAAAAGGTCCGGAGTATTCTTCCGAATTAGAGAAACTGCAGGCAGAGAATCGTTACCTGAGACAACAGAATGAAGTTT TTAAAAAAGTACAACGAATTGGAAAGGAAGTTGATAGTAAAACGTCAGTCGAACTTGTAGAAATATTGCACAGCACAATGACCGTGCAGGATATCTGTATTCATTTAGGTATCTCTCGGGCGTCTTATTATCGTTGGAAGAAGAATCTGATGAAGGATCATCCCAAACGCCATTTGGAAAAACAAATCGGCACGTTGTGCCGAGAGCACAAGTATCGATATGGATATCGAAAAATCACAGCCATATTAAAAAAGGGAATGTGTATTAACCATAAAACGGTTCAGCGTATTATGCAGAAAAATCAGTGGCAGTGCCGGGTTAAGGTGAAAAAGCGCAAGAAGAATGGGCAGCCATATGCCGTGGTCGATAATATATTAGATCGGAACTTTCAGTCTGATCATCCTCTTGAAAAACTAGTAACGGACATCACGTATTTGCCTTATGGACAGAAGCAATTGTACCTTTCCAGTATATTGGATGTATACAATGGAGAAGTGATTGCTTTTACGATTGGAGATAAGCAGGACACAGACTTTGTCTTACACACACTTGATCAACTGCCAACACTGCCTGAGAACTGCGTGTTACATAGTGACCAAGGATCTGTGTATACATCTTACGAGTATCAGAAAGCTGTTAAAACAAAAGGCATTACCATGAGCATGTCCCGCAAAGGGACGCCCGCTGATAATGCCTCCATCGAATCGTTTCATTCCTCACTAAAGTCTGAAACGTTCTATCTTAACAGCATTGATCGAACCACGACCGCCATCGTAGAACGCACTGTCAAAGAATACATTTATTATTATAACAACATTCGTATTCAAACGAAACTAAACAACCAATCACCGATAAACTATCGGCAATTGGCTGTTTAA
- the argF gene encoding ornithine carbamoyltransferase, giving the protein MHTVTETSLYGKDLLTLQDLSEQGINALLTEAGELKQNKIQPIFQGKTLAMIFEKSSTRTRVSFEAGMAQLGGSALFLNQKDLQLGRGETVADTAKVLSGYVDAIMIRTFEHEKVEELAKEADIPVINGLTDKYHPCQALADLLTIKEIKGELKGVKVAYIGDGNNVAHSLMIGCAKMGCDISIASPKGYEVLDEAVEAAKASARQSGASITLTADPVEAVKGADVIYSDVFTSMGQEAEEQERLTVFAPYQVNAALVSHAKPDYTFLHCLPAHREEEVTAEIIDGPNSAVFQQAENRLHVQKALLKAVLYKEESSKNC; this is encoded by the coding sequence ATGCACACAGTGACGGAAACCAGTTTATACGGAAAAGATTTATTAACGTTACAGGATCTTAGTGAACAGGGTATAAACGCCCTGCTCACAGAAGCCGGTGAACTGAAGCAAAACAAAATCCAGCCTATTTTCCAAGGCAAAACCTTGGCGATGATTTTTGAAAAATCATCAACACGGACTCGCGTTTCATTCGAAGCCGGCATGGCGCAGCTGGGCGGGAGCGCTCTTTTCTTAAATCAGAAAGATCTGCAGCTGGGGCGCGGTGAAACTGTCGCTGATACGGCAAAAGTGCTGTCAGGCTATGTGGATGCCATCATGATCCGGACTTTTGAGCATGAAAAGGTGGAGGAGCTTGCCAAAGAAGCCGACATTCCGGTCATCAACGGACTTACGGATAAATACCATCCATGCCAAGCGCTGGCGGATCTGTTGACGATAAAGGAAATAAAAGGGGAGCTTAAAGGCGTGAAAGTCGCGTACATCGGGGACGGAAATAACGTGGCGCATTCATTAATGATCGGCTGCGCGAAAATGGGCTGTGATATCTCGATCGCTTCGCCAAAAGGATACGAAGTGTTAGATGAAGCGGTGGAAGCGGCGAAAGCATCTGCGCGTCAGTCGGGCGCTTCTATCACGCTTACGGCGGACCCGGTTGAAGCTGTAAAAGGCGCGGACGTGATTTATTCTGATGTGTTTACAAGCATGGGGCAGGAAGCGGAAGAACAAGAGCGTCTCACTGTATTTGCCCCTTATCAGGTGAATGCGGCGCTTGTCAGCCATGCCAAGCCTGATTATACATTTTTACACTGCCTCCCTGCGCACCGTGAAGAGGAAGTGACAGCGGAGATTATTGACGGGCCGAATTCGGCGGTATTCCAACAGGCGGAAAACCGTCTCCATGTGCAAAAAGCATTGCTGAAGGCCGTTTTATACAAAGAGGAATCATCAAAAAACTGCTGA
- a CDS encoding DUF2268 domain-containing protein: MSVEQTYSWLSQAASINDLAHYIVPLFSGIEKKDWKGILGHLQHHGMFKNIKEGSDTASKLKEKGFYEHIQKEEQYLKNKWKGPDVPIVPLPVDVRNRTIRLEFGSKSGLAFQDKMFLFLSSELDFASVSALMTHEYHHVCRLDHLTKEEKDVTLLDTIIMEGLAEYAVYERFGRSQTAEWTSWYTEKQLQALYEKKIAPNLDIKRENRLFSQLLFGKGYHPKMLGYAVGFNIVKKYLTANKANTADGLSIPAETFLNATL; the protein is encoded by the coding sequence ATGAGTGTGGAACAAACATATAGCTGGCTTAGCCAGGCTGCTTCAATAAATGATTTGGCGCATTACATTGTCCCGCTTTTTTCAGGGATTGAAAAAAAGGACTGGAAAGGCATTTTGGGGCACCTTCAGCATCATGGAATGTTTAAAAACATAAAAGAAGGCAGCGATACAGCTTCCAAGCTGAAAGAAAAAGGGTTTTACGAGCATATTCAAAAGGAAGAACAGTATCTGAAAAACAAATGGAAAGGTCCTGATGTACCAATTGTCCCGCTTCCGGTTGACGTGCGAAACAGAACAATTCGTTTAGAATTCGGCTCAAAATCAGGACTCGCCTTTCAAGATAAGATGTTCCTCTTTCTCTCGTCAGAGTTGGATTTTGCGTCAGTCTCTGCCCTAATGACACATGAATATCATCACGTTTGCCGGTTAGATCATCTGACAAAAGAGGAAAAGGATGTCACATTGCTTGATACAATCATCATGGAGGGGCTGGCAGAATATGCTGTTTATGAGAGGTTCGGCCGAAGTCAAACGGCTGAATGGACATCTTGGTATACCGAAAAGCAGCTGCAGGCTTTATACGAGAAAAAAATCGCACCCAACTTGGATATCAAACGGGAAAACCGTTTATTTTCACAGCTGTTATTCGGAAAAGGATATCATCCTAAAATGCTTGGATACGCAGTCGGATTCAATATTGTAAAAAAATATTTAACCGCAAACAAAGCAAACACGGCAGACGGGCTGTCCATTCCCGCCGAAACCTTTTTGAATGCAACGCTTTAA
- the fabH gene encoding beta-ketoacyl-ACP synthase III — MKAGILGVGRYIPEKVLTNHDLEKMVETSDEWIRTRTGIEERRIAADDVYSSHMAVAAAKKALEQAEVAAEDLDMILVATVTPDQSFPTVSCMIQEELGAKKACAMDISAACAGFMYGVVTGKQFIESGTYKHVLVVGVEKLSSITDWEDRNTAVLFGDGAGAAVVGPVSDDRGILSFELGADGTGGQHLYLNEKGHTIMNGREVFKFAVRQMGESCVNVIEKAGLSKEDVDFLIPHQANIRIMEAARERLELPVEKMSKTVHKYGNTSAASIPISLVEELEAGKIKDGDVVVMVGFGGGLTWGAIAIRWGR, encoded by the coding sequence ATGAAAGCTGGAATACTTGGTGTTGGACGTTATATTCCCGAGAAAGTTTTAACAAATCATGACCTTGAAAAAATGGTTGAAACTTCTGACGAGTGGATTCGTACCAGAACAGGAATAGAAGAAAGAAGAATTGCCGCAGATGATGTGTATTCATCACATATGGCTGTTGCAGCGGCGAAAAAAGCGCTGGAACAAGCCGAAGTGGCAGCAGAGGATCTGGATATGATTCTGGTTGCGACTGTTACACCTGATCAGTCATTCCCTACGGTTTCTTGTATGATTCAAGAAGAGCTCGGCGCGAAAAAAGCGTGCGCTATGGATATCAGCGCGGCTTGTGCGGGCTTCATGTACGGGGTTGTAACCGGTAAACAATTTATTGAATCCGGAACCTACAAGCATGTTCTTGTTGTTGGTGTAGAAAAGCTCTCAAGCATTACAGACTGGGAAGACCGCAATACAGCCGTTCTGTTTGGAGATGGAGCAGGCGCTGCGGTAGTCGGCCCGGTCAGCGATGACAGAGGGATCCTTTCATTTGAGCTAGGTGCAGACGGCACAGGCGGTCAGCACTTGTATCTTAATGAAAAAGGACATACAATCATGAATGGACGAGAAGTTTTCAAATTTGCAGTCCGCCAAATGGGAGAATCATGTGTAAATGTGATTGAAAAAGCCGGACTCTCAAAAGAGGACGTCGACTTTTTGATTCCGCATCAGGCGAATATCCGCATCATGGAAGCCGCTCGCGAGCGTTTAGAGCTTCCTGTCGAAAAGATGTCCAAAACAGTTCATAAATATGGAAATACTTCTGCCGCATCCATTCCGATCTCTCTTGTAGAGGAATTGGAAGCCGGTAAAATCAAAGACGGCGATGTGGTCGTCATGGTAGGATTCGGCGGAGGATTAACATGGGGCGCCATTGCAATCCGCTGGGGCCGCTAA
- the med gene encoding transcriptional regulator Med, whose protein sequence is MITRLVMIFSVLLLLSGCGQTPFKGKIEKVGMLFPDTINDLVWGTKGYKGLLNIQSKYNVDVYYKEGVKTDEDIINAIDDFHKRGVNLLYGHGSEYAEVFNLVSEDYPDMEFVISNAKAKGDNVTSVHFSGEAMGFFGGMTAAHLSKTNQVGVIASFTWQPEVDGFIKGAKYENPNIEVNTKYTAHWDDDTTAVKLYQKMKNEGADVVYPAGDGYNVPVIQQIKKDGLYAIGYVTDQSELGENTVLTSTVQNVDKAYEIIAEQFDKGSLEGGDHYYDLKTGVVEMGTFSPLVDKDFQQRIDRLIKTYNKTGELPKNE, encoded by the coding sequence TTGATCACAAGGCTTGTCATGATCTTTTCTGTCCTCCTTTTATTAAGCGGATGTGGACAAACTCCGTTTAAAGGAAAAATTGAGAAGGTCGGCATGCTCTTTCCTGATACGATTAACGACCTCGTATGGGGCACAAAAGGGTATAAAGGATTACTGAATATACAATCAAAATACAATGTGGACGTCTACTATAAAGAAGGCGTTAAAACAGATGAAGATATCATAAATGCGATTGATGATTTTCATAAGCGGGGCGTCAATCTTCTCTATGGCCACGGGAGTGAATACGCAGAGGTGTTTAACTTGGTAAGCGAAGATTATCCGGATATGGAATTTGTCATTTCTAATGCGAAAGCGAAAGGGGATAATGTGACAAGTGTCCATTTCAGCGGCGAGGCAATGGGCTTTTTTGGAGGAATGACGGCTGCCCATTTGTCGAAAACAAATCAGGTCGGCGTGATCGCTTCCTTTACATGGCAGCCAGAGGTTGACGGTTTTATCAAAGGGGCCAAATATGAAAATCCGAATATAGAAGTAAACACGAAATATACGGCTCATTGGGATGATGATACGACGGCAGTAAAGCTTTATCAGAAAATGAAGAACGAAGGCGCGGATGTTGTGTATCCCGCCGGAGACGGGTATAATGTTCCTGTCATTCAGCAGATTAAAAAAGACGGCCTTTATGCCATCGGCTACGTCACAGATCAATCAGAACTGGGCGAAAATACCGTGTTAACCAGCACGGTGCAAAATGTGGACAAGGCCTATGAAATCATCGCTGAGCAATTCGACAAAGGCTCCCTTGAAGGCGGCGACCATTACTACGACCTGAAAACCGGCGTTGTTGAAATGGGAACATTCAGCCCGCTTGTCGATAAAGACTTTCAGCAAAGAATCGACAGGCTGATCAAAACGTACAACAAAACAGGCGAACTGCCAAAAAACGAATAA
- a CDS encoding YjzD family protein, whose amino-acid sequence MRYIIAFIWTFLLSHMACYLIASMNSVAYQFNEFKTSSVIAVILYVLIMVLAEIMPMNKNADQH is encoded by the coding sequence GTGCGATATATTATTGCCTTTATTTGGACGTTCCTTTTATCACATATGGCATGCTACTTGATTGCCAGCATGAACAGTGTTGCATATCAATTCAATGAATTCAAAACATCATCTGTCATTGCTGTTATCCTGTATGTCTTGATCATGGTTTTAGCGGAAATCATGCCTATGAACAAAAATGCCGACCAGCATTAA
- the comZ gene encoding ComG operon transcriptional repressor ComZ: MQHEKSMEFLQIAMKYLPEAKEQLEKSGIELSMEAIQPFMNLFTTVMAEAYELGKSDAKSETE; encoded by the coding sequence ATGCAACATGAAAAATCCATGGAGTTCTTGCAAATTGCCATGAAATACTTGCCTGAAGCGAAAGAACAGCTTGAAAAATCAGGCATTGAGCTGTCAATGGAGGCCATACAGCCATTTATGAATCTATTTACCACGGTAATGGCTGAAGCTTATGAGCTTGGCAAGTCTGACGCGAAATCTGAAACCGAATAA
- the appF gene encoding oligopeptide ABC transporter ATP-binding protein AppF yields the protein MTAANQETILELRDVKKYFPIRSGFFQRKVGDVKAVDGVSFSLKKGETLGIVGESGCGKSTAGRTMIRLYKPTEGQILFKGQDISNLSEEKLRKSVRKNIQMVFQDPFASLNPRKTLRSIIKEPLHTHHMYTMRERNEKVEELLARVGLHPSFANRYPHEFSGGQRQRIGIARALTLNPELIIADEPVSALDVSIQAQVINLMEELQEEFNLTYLFISHDLSVVRHISDRVGVMYLGKMMELAGKHELYDNPLHPYTQALLSSVPVTRRIGSVKRERIVLKGELPSPANPPKGCVFHTRCPVAKPICKEQIPEFKEAAPSHFVACHLYS from the coding sequence ATGACAGCAGCTAATCAAGAAACAATCTTAGAACTTCGTGACGTGAAAAAATACTTCCCGATCCGCTCAGGCTTTTTTCAAAGAAAAGTCGGCGATGTAAAAGCGGTGGACGGTGTTTCCTTTTCGCTGAAAAAAGGAGAAACCCTCGGAATCGTTGGAGAATCAGGCTGCGGGAAATCGACTGCCGGCAGGACGATGATCAGGCTGTACAAACCGACAGAAGGCCAAATTCTTTTTAAGGGGCAGGATATTTCCAACCTGTCAGAAGAAAAGCTGCGAAAAAGTGTCCGCAAAAATATTCAAATGGTTTTCCAAGATCCGTTTGCATCTTTGAATCCAAGAAAAACGCTGCGTTCTATCATTAAGGAGCCGTTACATACGCACCACATGTATACGATGCGGGAACGAAACGAGAAAGTCGAAGAACTGCTTGCGAGAGTAGGCCTTCACCCGTCGTTTGCCAACCGTTACCCCCATGAATTTTCCGGCGGCCAGCGTCAGCGGATCGGGATCGCCAGAGCGCTTACATTGAATCCGGAGCTGATCATCGCAGATGAGCCGGTTTCCGCACTTGATGTATCCATTCAGGCCCAAGTGATTAACTTAATGGAGGAATTACAGGAAGAATTTAATCTAACGTATCTATTTATCTCTCATGACCTAAGTGTTGTCCGCCATATCAGCGACAGAGTCGGAGTCATGTATCTCGGCAAAATGATGGAACTGGCCGGAAAGCACGAGTTATATGACAATCCGCTACATCCTTACACGCAAGCTCTTCTATCGTCCGTTCCGGTTACAAGAAGAATAGGATCTGTCAAACGCGAACGCATCGTCCTGAAGGGAGAACTGCCGAGTCCGGCCAATCCGCCAAAAGGCTGCGTTTTCCATACGAGATGCCCTGTTGCAAAGCCAATATGCAAGGAACAAATACCAGAATTCAAAGAAGCTGCTCCCAGCCACTTTGTGGCTTGTCACCTTTATAGCTAA
- the appD gene encoding oligopeptide ABC transporter ATP-binding protein AppD → MSTLLEVNNLKTYFFRKKEPIPAVDGVDFHINKGETVALVGESGSGKSITSLSIMGLVQSAGGKIMDGSIKLEDKDLTSFTENDFCKIRGNEVSMIFQEPMTSLNPVLTIGEQITEVLVYHKNMKKKEARQKAVELLQMVGFSRAEQMMKEYPHRLSGGMRQRVMIAIALSCNPKLLIADEPTTALDVTIQAQVLELMKDLCQKFNTSILLITHDLGVVSEAADRVIVMYCGQVVENAAVDDLFLEPLHPYTEGLLTSIPVIDGEIDKLNAIKGSVPTPDNLPPGCRFAPRCPKTMDKCWSNQPSLLTHKSGRTVRCFLYEEEGAEQS, encoded by the coding sequence ATGAGCACACTTTTAGAAGTGAATAATTTAAAGACTTATTTTTTTAGGAAAAAGGAGCCGATCCCTGCGGTTGACGGAGTCGATTTTCACATCAACAAAGGCGAAACCGTCGCGCTTGTAGGTGAATCGGGCTCCGGAAAAAGCATTACTTCTTTATCCATTATGGGCCTCGTCCAAAGCGCCGGCGGAAAAATCATGGACGGCTCTATTAAACTCGAAGACAAAGACCTCACCTCATTCACTGAAAATGACTTTTGCAAAATCCGCGGAAACGAAGTATCCATGATTTTTCAGGAGCCAATGACCTCCCTTAATCCGGTGTTAACAATCGGAGAACAAATTACCGAAGTGCTGGTTTACCATAAAAACATGAAGAAAAAAGAAGCGCGCCAAAAAGCTGTTGAGCTCTTGCAGATGGTCGGTTTCTCCCGGGCCGAGCAAATGATGAAGGAGTATCCGCATCGGCTGTCCGGCGGAATGAGGCAGAGGGTGATGATTGCCATCGCACTCAGCTGCAATCCTAAACTGCTCATTGCCGATGAGCCGACGACAGCGCTGGATGTGACAATACAAGCCCAAGTTCTCGAGCTCATGAAAGATCTCTGTCAGAAGTTCAACACGTCGATCCTTCTCATCACACACGACTTAGGTGTCGTGTCGGAAGCAGCCGACAGAGTCATTGTCATGTACTGCGGACAAGTCGTAGAAAATGCCGCTGTCGACGACTTATTTTTAGAACCGCTTCATCCTTACACAGAAGGCCTGCTTACGTCGATTCCCGTCATAGATGGAGAGATTGATAAATTAAACGCGATTAAAGGCAGCGTGCCGACACCAGATAACCTTCCGCCGGGGTGCCGATTTGCCCCAAGGTGTCCGAAAACCATGGATAAATGCTGGTCAAATCAGCCTTCGCTTTTGACGCACAAAAGCGGAAGAACGGTGAGATGTTTTTTATATGAGGAAGAGGGTGCCGAACAATCATGA
- a CDS encoding peptide-binding protein: protein MKRRKTALMMLSVLMVLAIFLSACSGSKSSSSSEKKSNGKPQQGGDLVVGSTGEPTLFNPLYSTDVSSSDIEGMIYSTLLETDEKLNVKPALAEKVTESKDGLTYNVKIRKGVKFHDGKELTADDVVFTYSIPLNKDYNGERGSGFESLESVTKKGDYEVEFKLKKKDAYFYNVVLDSYGILPKHILGKVPVSELGENEFNRKNPIGSGPFKFAEWKKGDYVKLEANEDYYGGRPYLDTVTVKTIPDSNAAVAQLKAGDIDFFVVPGTDFETVKTFDNVEVKSDLGLNYSYIGWNEKNELFKDKKVRQALTHALDRKAMVDQVLNGDGEVANVPESPLSWNYPKSDVPTFDYNPKKAKKLLKEAGWKDTDGDGYLDKDGKKFSFTIKTNQGNKMREDLAVVVQQQLKEVGIEAKPQIVEFSALIEQTSAPNWDYDALLLGWSLATFPDQFSIFHSSQSKNGLNNIWYKNPKVDKLLEEAKSITDRKEYQKKYEEIYKLIAEDQPYSFLFYYNYHRAIPTNMHGYVFHPKNDLYHIEKWWLEQ from the coding sequence ATGAAAAGACGGAAAACCGCACTGATGATGCTAAGTGTATTGATGGTTCTGGCCATCTTTTTATCAGCCTGCTCCGGATCAAAATCGAGCAGCAGCAGCGAGAAAAAATCAAACGGAAAACCGCAGCAAGGCGGGGATTTGGTTGTGGGTTCAACTGGGGAGCCAACTTTGTTTAATCCACTTTATTCAACAGATGTCTCCAGTTCAGATATTGAAGGGATGATCTATAGCACATTATTAGAAACAGATGAAAAATTAAATGTGAAGCCTGCGCTAGCCGAGAAAGTGACGGAATCCAAGGATGGACTGACTTATAATGTCAAGATTAGAAAAGGTGTAAAATTTCATGACGGAAAAGAGCTTACAGCGGATGATGTTGTTTTCACATACAGCATCCCCTTAAATAAAGATTATAATGGTGAACGCGGATCGGGTTTTGAGTCACTTGAGTCAGTGACGAAAAAAGGTGATTATGAAGTTGAATTTAAACTAAAGAAAAAGGATGCGTATTTTTACAATGTTGTTTTAGATAGTTACGGTATTCTGCCTAAACACATTTTAGGGAAAGTGCCAGTTTCAGAATTAGGCGAAAATGAGTTTAATAGGAAGAATCCAATTGGCTCGGGTCCATTCAAGTTTGCTGAATGGAAAAAAGGAGATTATGTAAAACTTGAAGCCAATGAAGATTATTACGGCGGAAGACCTTATTTAGATACAGTTACAGTAAAAACGATCCCGGATTCAAATGCAGCTGTTGCGCAGTTAAAGGCTGGAGATATTGATTTCTTTGTTGTTCCAGGTACTGATTTCGAGACAGTCAAGACATTTGATAATGTAGAAGTTAAATCAGATCTTGGTTTGAACTACAGTTACATTGGTTGGAATGAGAAAAATGAATTATTTAAAGACAAAAAAGTCCGCCAAGCTCTTACGCATGCACTTGATCGAAAAGCAATGGTAGATCAGGTGTTAAACGGTGATGGTGAAGTTGCAAACGTTCCTGAAAGTCCGCTATCTTGGAATTACCCGAAAAGTGATGTACCTACATTTGATTACAATCCTAAAAAAGCTAAGAAACTATTGAAAGAAGCGGGATGGAAAGATACAGACGGAGACGGTTACCTTGATAAGGATGGAAAGAAATTCTCATTTACGATTAAAACGAACCAAGGGAATAAGATGCGGGAAGATTTAGCAGTTGTCGTTCAGCAGCAACTTAAAGAAGTAGGAATTGAAGCAAAACCACAAATAGTAGAATTTAGTGCTCTTATTGAACAAACAAGCGCACCGAATTGGGATTATGATGCATTACTTCTAGGATGGAGCTTGGCTACATTCCCAGATCAATTTTCGATTTTCCACTCCAGTCAATCTAAGAACGGATTAAACAACATATGGTATAAGAATCCTAAAGTCGATAAACTTTTAGAAGAAGCTAAATCAATTACAGACAGAAAAGAATATCAGAAAAAATATGAAGAAATCTATAAATTGATTGCAGAGGATCAGCCTTATTCATTCCTGTTTTATTACAATTATCACAGGGCAATTCCGACAAACATGCATGGCTATGTATTCCATCCCAAAAATGACTTATATCATATTGAAAAATGGTGGCTTGAACAATAA
- the fabF gene encoding beta-ketoacyl-ACP synthase II: protein MSKKRVVVTGLGALSPLGNDVDTSWNNAINGVSGIGPITRVDAEEYPAKVAAELKDFNVEDYMDKKEARKMDRFTQYAVVAAKMAVEDADLNITDEIAPRVGVWVGSGIGGLETLESQFEIFLTKGPRRVSPFFVPMMIPDMATGQISIALGAKGVNSCTVTACATGTNSIGDAFKVIQRGDADVMVTGGTEAPLTRMSFAGFSANKALSTNPDPKTASRPFDKNRDGFVMGEGAGIVVLEELEHALARGAKIYGEIVGYGSTGDAYHITAPAQDGEGGARAMQEAIKDADIFPEDIDYINAHGTSTYYNDKYETMAIKTVFGEHAHKLAVSSTKSMTGHLLGAAGGIEAIFSVLAIKEGTIPPTINIETPDEECDLDYVPDEARRQDLNYVLSNSLGFGGHNATLIFKKYQS, encoded by the coding sequence ATGAGTAAAAAAAGAGTAGTTGTTACAGGACTTGGAGCATTATCTCCGCTTGGCAACGACGTTGATACAAGTTGGAATAACGCAATCAACGGTGTGTCCGGAATCGGTCCGATCACTCGTGTTGATGCTGAAGAATATCCGGCGAAAGTAGCCGCTGAATTAAAAGACTTCAATGTTGAAGATTATATGGATAAAAAAGAAGCCAGAAAAATGGACCGCTTCACACAATATGCGGTCGTAGCTGCAAAAATGGCGGTTGAAGACGCGGATCTTAACATTACCGATGAGATCGCGCCGAGAGTCGGTGTTTGGGTAGGCTCCGGTATCGGAGGGCTTGAAACACTAGAGTCACAATTTGAAATCTTCTTAACGAAAGGCCCAAGACGGGTCAGCCCGTTTTTCGTGCCAATGATGATTCCTGATATGGCGACAGGCCAGATTTCTATTGCATTAGGAGCAAAAGGGGTCAACTCTTGTACGGTTACAGCATGCGCTACAGGAACAAACTCTATCGGTGACGCGTTTAAAGTCATTCAGCGCGGCGATGCTGACGTAATGGTCACAGGCGGAACAGAAGCGCCGCTGACAAGAATGTCATTCGCGGGATTCAGCGCAAACAAAGCGCTGTCTACTAATCCAGATCCGAAAACAGCAAGCCGTCCGTTCGACAAAAACCGTGATGGCTTTGTCATGGGTGAAGGCGCAGGGATTGTTGTTCTTGAAGAGCTTGAGCACGCTCTGGCCCGCGGCGCTAAGATTTACGGAGAAATTGTAGGCTATGGCTCAACGGGAGACGCTTATCATATCACAGCTCCGGCCCAAGACGGTGAAGGCGGAGCGAGAGCGATGCAAGAAGCCATTAAAGATGCGGACATTTTTCCTGAAGACATTGATTATATCAATGCTCACGGAACAAGCACGTATTACAATGACAAATACGAAACAATGGCAATCAAAACCGTTTTCGGCGAGCATGCGCATAAACTTGCGGTAAGCTCTACAAAATCGATGACAGGCCACCTCTTAGGAGCAGCTGGCGGTATTGAAGCGATTTTCTCTGTGCTTGCCATTAAAGAAGGTACGATCCCGCCGACAATCAATATTGAAACACCTGACGAAGAATGCGATTTAGATTATGTGCCTGATGAAGCCCGCAGACAGGATCTCAATTATGTTCTCAGCAACTCATTGGGATTCGGCGGACATAATGCCACATTGATCTTTAAGAAATACCAATCATAA
- a CDS encoding YjzC family protein — MGQQHQFRPGQKAPNNGIYVEIGETGSMVKNPQKIHLSAGEMFPETSNHNRLWTYKRKP; from the coding sequence GTGGGACAGCAGCATCAATTCCGGCCGGGACAGAAAGCGCCCAACAATGGCATCTACGTTGAAATCGGCGAGACAGGAAGTATGGTAAAAAACCCGCAAAAAATCCATCTGTCAGCAGGGGAAATGTTCCCCGAAACATCAAATCACAACCGGCTGTGGACATACAAAAGAAAGCCGTGA